A portion of the Tindallia magadiensis genome contains these proteins:
- the holA gene encoding DNA polymerase III subunit delta, translating into MLELKLLKNKAVNEIEAVYFITGEEILLMQRFIEALILKIAPGTMGDFNLTKFEGKDFRIESLLESCETLPVMAEKKIVIVKNPWFLESKGGSLDKREEDKIKQYLQNPSETTCLVVYCESKPDGRKNLTKLLKKIGKNVEFKRLKENELKKWIKAEFEKRNKKIADKAIIELIKSFDYLNKNASQSLFDISNEIEKLTALIGNKTEITEEIVRKCSVYSFQNDVFLLIDSLSKRRADETQIRFQKLLADGEPAMKIIAFLRNQFKTMLRVKEMDQQGYPASKIATKLKQHPFSIQNSLKHSANFEEKKLISLLNSFNQLDRHLKSGKMDATANIELLITEICA; encoded by the coding sequence ATGTTGGAACTTAAACTATTGAAAAATAAGGCGGTAAACGAGATAGAAGCTGTATATTTTATTACAGGTGAAGAAATCCTGTTGATGCAGCGATTTATCGAGGCTTTAATCCTAAAAATTGCTCCGGGAACCATGGGAGATTTTAACCTGACAAAGTTTGAAGGGAAAGATTTTAGGATAGAATCCTTATTAGAAAGCTGTGAAACATTGCCTGTTATGGCAGAAAAGAAAATAGTAATCGTAAAAAATCCTTGGTTTCTAGAATCAAAAGGAGGATCCTTAGATAAAAGGGAAGAAGATAAAATAAAACAATATCTGCAAAACCCATCAGAAACTACTTGCTTGGTGGTATACTGTGAATCAAAACCAGATGGAAGAAAAAATCTGACAAAGCTTCTTAAGAAAATAGGTAAAAACGTGGAGTTCAAGCGACTGAAAGAAAATGAACTTAAAAAATGGATAAAAGCAGAGTTTGAAAAAAGAAACAAAAAAATAGCAGACAAGGCAATCATTGAACTGATAAAAAGCTTTGACTATCTCAATAAAAATGCTAGTCAGTCTTTATTTGACATCAGTAACGAGATTGAAAAATTGACGGCTCTGATTGGAAATAAAACGGAAATTACGGAAGAGATTGTTAGAAAGTGTTCTGTTTATTCGTTTCAAAACGATGTGTTTTTGCTTATCGACAGTTTAAGCAAACGAAGAGCCGATGAAACGCAAATACGCTTTCAAAAACTGCTGGCAGATGGAGAGCCAGCTATGAAAATCATTGCCTTTTTGAGGAATCAATTTAAGACAATGCTTCGAGTAAAAGAAATGGATCAACAGGGCTATCCAGCATCAAAGATAGCAACAAAATTAAAACAACACCCTTTTTCGATTCAGAACAGCTTAAAACACAGTGCTAACTTTGAAGAGAAAAAACTGATATCCCTACTAAATTCGTTTAATCAGTTGGATCGACACTTGAAAAGTGGGAAAATGGATGCAACGGCGAATATTGAGTTACTAATTACAGAAATTTGTGCTTAA
- the rpsT gene encoding 30S ribosomal protein S20, translated as MANIKSAMKRVRVIQKKTARNKMIKSQLKTAIKRFEEAIDKEQFDLAKEKLQFVDKKLKQAASKNVIHKNKASRKLSRLTKKLQRTVS; from the coding sequence TTGGCCAATATTAAATCAGCGATGAAAAGAGTACGTGTGATTCAAAAGAAAACAGCGCGGAATAAAATGATTAAATCTCAGCTCAAAACTGCTATTAAACGCTTTGAAGAAGCTATCGACAAAGAACAGTTTGATCTAGCAAAAGAAAAGCTTCAGTTTGTGGATAAAAAACTTAAGCAAGCTGCTTCCAAAAATGTTATTCACAAAAACAAGGCTTCCAGAAAGCTTTCTCGCTTAACCAAAAAGCTTCAAAGAACTGTTTCTTAA
- a CDS encoding TRAP transporter permease, which translates to MLNLFRKKKVEDIQEVAGGAVQRKFAGRVALIITILAVLTSFIHVWMNSFSLMIAIKRNALHLGMMLGLAFLMYPATKKSSKINPSVLDWILSFLGLSVGLYIYFFYDSLVDRSLIANNMDYFFAILAILLILEASRRSVGILLPIISACFLFYAKFGYVFSGMLGHQGFSWQRILTRMYMTSEGIFGTTLMVSSSYVFMFILFGSFLAKTNTAKFFNDFALALAGRLRGGPAHVSVMASGLMGTISGSAQANVATTGSFTIPLMKEVGYSPRFAGAVEAAASTGGILMPPIMGAASFIMASFLGIPYIEVMKAGLIPALFYYIAIFRIIDLRAQKMGLQGLDETKLPNLKEVMKYQGHLIIPIIIIIILLLRGLTPLYSAFFGMIAVILVSSLRKSSRLNFTRFIEAMEDGAKTAVSVGIACAVVGFVVGVVAMTGLGQVIAYNIMAFSGGHLWLALILVMIASIFLGMGLPATACYIITASIAAPALVRMGVEPLAAHYFAFYYGTLSAIIPPVALTSYTAGGIAGANPIDVAFTGFKLAFAGIMIPFMFVYSPILLLQNVVVWRLFVVVFTGLVGIYCLGAAAENYLFSKLRLYERIFAGAAAVLLIQPKILTDSIGIALTVAFIASNYYYTKSIRRKHEQVVTS; encoded by the coding sequence ATGCTGAACCTATTTCGCAAGAAAAAAGTGGAAGATATTCAGGAAGTTGCTGGAGGAGCCGTACAACGAAAATTTGCCGGAAGAGTAGCGTTGATTATTACAATTCTGGCTGTATTAACCTCGTTCATTCATGTTTGGATGAACAGCTTTAGTTTGATGATTGCAATCAAACGAAACGCACTGCATTTGGGGATGATGCTGGGTCTTGCGTTTTTAATGTATCCGGCGACAAAAAAATCGTCTAAAATAAATCCAAGTGTTCTGGATTGGATTTTAAGTTTTCTTGGACTATCGGTAGGACTTTATATTTACTTTTTCTACGACAGCCTTGTCGATCGATCATTAATAGCCAATAATATGGATTATTTTTTTGCGATACTGGCAATCCTTCTTATTCTTGAAGCTTCAAGAAGATCTGTGGGGATTTTGTTGCCGATTATTTCCGCCTGTTTTTTATTTTATGCAAAATTTGGATATGTTTTTTCGGGGATGCTTGGTCATCAAGGCTTCTCCTGGCAAAGAATCCTTACTCGAATGTACATGACTAGTGAGGGCATTTTTGGAACAACATTAATGGTATCTTCATCCTACGTGTTTATGTTTATTCTTTTTGGGTCTTTTTTAGCAAAAACAAACACAGCAAAATTCTTTAACGACTTTGCGTTGGCGTTGGCAGGTCGTTTGAGAGGTGGGCCGGCACATGTTTCAGTAATGGCCAGTGGGTTAATGGGAACTATTAGTGGTAGCGCTCAAGCTAATGTTGCAACAACAGGCAGTTTTACGATACCGCTGATGAAAGAAGTAGGCTATTCACCTCGGTTTGCAGGTGCAGTCGAAGCCGCCGCATCCACTGGCGGAATTCTAATGCCGCCAATTATGGGTGCCGCTTCCTTTATTATGGCGTCTTTTCTTGGAATACCCTATATAGAAGTAATGAAAGCAGGACTTATTCCAGCCCTCTTTTACTATATTGCTATCTTTAGAATCATTGATTTAAGGGCTCAGAAAATGGGCCTTCAAGGATTGGATGAAACAAAACTACCAAACCTTAAAGAAGTTATGAAATATCAGGGACACTTGATCATTCCCATTATTATCATTATTATTTTATTATTACGAGGGTTAACACCGCTGTACTCGGCTTTTTTCGGAATGATAGCGGTTATTCTTGTCAGTAGTTTGCGAAAATCTTCAAGATTAAACTTTACACGATTTATCGAAGCGATGGAAGATGGTGCAAAAACAGCCGTATCTGTGGGGATCGCCTGTGCGGTAGTTGGTTTTGTAGTCGGAGTAGTGGCAATGACTGGGTTAGGTCAGGTTATTGCATACAATATCATGGCTTTCTCAGGAGGCCATTTATGGCTTGCTCTTATTTTGGTAATGATAGCATCCATTTTTTTAGGAATGGGATTACCGGCGACAGCCTGCTATATTATTACAGCTAGCATTGCGGCTCCGGCCTTGGTAAGAATGGGTGTTGAGCCGTTGGCAGCTCACTACTTTGCTTTTTATTATGGGACTTTGTCGGCAATCATACCACCTGTAGCCCTAACATCCTATACGGCTGGCGGTATCGCAGGGGCTAATCCGATAGATGTTGCTTTTACAGGGTTCAAACTAGCTTTTGCGGGCATTATGATACCGTTTATGTTTGTCTATTCACCGATTTTGCTGTTGCAAAACGTTGTAGTTTGGAGACTGTTTGTTGTCGTGTTTACAGGGCTAGTTGGAATTTATTGTCTGGGTGCAGCCGCCGAAAACTATCTATTCTCTAAACTAAGGCTATACGAAAGAATTTTTGCAGGAGCTGCGGCGGTGTTGTTGATACAACCCAAAATACTAACCGACAGTATAGGCATTGCGTTGACCGTAGCCTTTATTGCTAGTAACTATTATTACACAAAAAGCATCCGCAGAAAGCATGAACAAGTGGTGACATCTTAA
- a CDS encoding TAXI family TRAP transporter solute-binding subunit gives MNWKKRTIFILVAMLMLGSFTACGGNDQAEGDGGESRPERQFVTIVTGGTGGTYYPVGTILATLWNEELGHLGVNASAQSSGGSVENLNMLKDGEAHLGIAMANLTLFAYEGQQRFQDNQFEGVRFVTALWPDVTQFVVTESSGIETLSDIAGNSFNVGSAGSGTEYSSNIILEEVAGLSLDDVHVEHLGYTEASSAMQDGQLDGMNAEGGIPTSAVSEIFASRTAVRMLEFSDEDYQTLHAVAPYYGQFTVPGGMYTGLDEDVQTVGVKSALIASEDLDADLVYEMLVAMYDHLEEIQEAHEALRSVTLEESVKGLAPVPFHDGAIRFYEERGIEIPEDMRP, from the coding sequence ATGAACTGGAAAAAAAGAACAATATTTATATTAGTAGCAATGCTAATGCTAGGATCTTTCACGGCTTGCGGTGGAAATGACCAGGCAGAAGGAGATGGAGGAGAAAGCCGACCAGAAAGACAATTTGTCACCATTGTTACCGGCGGTACTGGAGGAACCTATTATCCTGTTGGAACGATTTTAGCAACTCTATGGAATGAGGAATTAGGACATCTTGGCGTAAATGCTTCTGCTCAATCCTCTGGAGGATCAGTAGAAAATCTGAATATGCTCAAAGACGGGGAAGCACACCTGGGAATTGCCATGGCAAATCTAACCCTTTTTGCTTACGAAGGCCAACAAAGATTTCAAGATAACCAATTTGAAGGTGTAAGGTTTGTAACAGCTCTTTGGCCAGATGTAACCCAGTTTGTTGTAACTGAATCATCTGGTATTGAAACGCTTTCGGATATTGCTGGTAATAGTTTTAATGTTGGTAGTGCTGGGTCGGGTACTGAATACAGTTCCAATATTATTTTAGAAGAAGTAGCGGGACTTAGTCTTGATGATGTTCATGTAGAACATTTAGGATATACAGAAGCTTCCAGTGCTATGCAAGATGGACAGCTTGATGGTATGAATGCAGAAGGAGGAATCCCTACGTCGGCTGTTTCAGAAATATTTGCCAGCAGAACCGCAGTAAGAATGCTAGAGTTTAGTGATGAAGACTATCAAACACTGCATGCTGTTGCACCTTATTATGGTCAGTTTACAGTTCCTGGAGGCATGTATACTGGACTGGACGAAGATGTTCAGACTGTAGGAGTAAAATCAGCTTTAATTGCTAGTGAAGATTTAGATGCCGATTTAGTATATGAAATGTTAGTCGCAATGTACGATCATTTAGAAGAAATTCAAGAGGCGCATGAAGCACTAAGATCAGTTACACTGGAAGAGTCAGTAAAAGGCTTGGCTCCTGTACCTTTTCATGACGGCGCTATTCGATTTTATGAAGAAAGAGGAATTGAGATACCTGAAGACATGAGACCATAA
- the hemW gene encoding radical SAM family heme chaperone HemW, giving the protein MKQDQSISLYIHIPFCASKCHYCDFVSEVGNESQVNDYLQLLKREVNLYQKIISDKKIKTIFFGGGTPSLIPGKKMKELMKRITGTFSVLPEAEISLEANPGQLDREKLSHYRESGINRISFGLQAIQEPLLKKLGRRHNAEIFEHQVANARKEGFFNLNADLIFGIPGQTTADWGHSLSYVADLGIPHLSCYGLTYEEGTTLHKMKEMQKIRPVEEEVEWQMFHMAMNEMKKRGYHHYEISNYCRDDSQCKHNITYWKNEEYLGIGIAAHGYIDGVRYGNTESFFNYERIINANTMPIDVQQKISEEEAMKETMFLGLRMMEGISNLYFHQRHGVSLFDIFGKEIKELTHKKLIAVEEDNIKLTNLGIDLANQVFLYFV; this is encoded by the coding sequence ATGAAGCAAGATCAGTCAATAAGTCTTTACATTCATATACCATTTTGCGCTTCAAAATGTCACTACTGTGACTTTGTGTCAGAAGTAGGGAATGAGAGCCAGGTCAATGATTACCTACAACTATTAAAAAGAGAAGTGAACCTGTATCAAAAAATAATATCAGATAAAAAGATAAAAACAATTTTTTTTGGTGGTGGAACCCCTTCGTTAATTCCTGGCAAAAAAATGAAAGAATTAATGAAAAGAATCACAGGAACTTTTTCGGTGTTGCCTGAAGCGGAAATATCCTTAGAAGCTAATCCGGGACAGCTGGATAGGGAAAAGCTGTCCCATTATCGAGAAAGTGGTATAAACCGTATTAGCTTTGGATTACAGGCAATACAGGAACCTCTCTTAAAAAAATTAGGGAGACGGCATAATGCAGAAATATTTGAACATCAGGTAGCGAATGCTAGAAAGGAAGGCTTCTTCAATCTTAATGCGGATTTGATCTTTGGAATACCAGGACAAACAACAGCGGATTGGGGTCATAGCCTTTCTTATGTAGCTGATTTAGGGATTCCTCACCTTTCCTGCTATGGACTGACTTATGAAGAAGGGACAACCTTGCATAAGATGAAAGAGATGCAAAAGATCAGGCCTGTAGAGGAAGAGGTAGAATGGCAAATGTTTCATATGGCAATGAATGAAATGAAAAAAAGAGGTTATCATCACTACGAAATATCTAATTACTGCAGAGATGACAGCCAGTGTAAGCATAATATCACATACTGGAAAAATGAAGAGTATTTAGGGATAGGAATCGCTGCTCACGGATATATTGATGGTGTACGATATGGAAATACAGAGAGTTTTTTTAATTATGAGCGTATTATTAACGCCAATACCATGCCCATAGATGTACAGCAAAAAATCAGCGAAGAAGAAGCAATGAAAGAAACCATGTTTTTAGGATTGCGAATGATGGAAGGAATTTCAAACCTTTATTTTCATCAGCGCCATGGCGTATCTTTGTTTGATATTTTTGGAAAAGAGATTAAAGAATTGACTCATAAAAAACTTATTGCCGT
- a CDS encoding transporter substrate-binding domain-containing protein, producing MKRVVKWTIIVTIIVNLFLINISARPLYKDEVYSPEQIIVIGGDNYFPPFEFVDENGLYRGFNVDLIKAIALEMGLEVDVKPMPWYQVIMELETGGIHAIQGMKYSEERQRHYLFSKAYLESSQSIFVSADNMYMVDLMDLKNKKVAVQRNDISIDLLKDVEGVELVKTENQQAALRKLYEGDVDAYLGNRLTGKYSVQREGYQEDIKIVGEEINPEKYALATVEKHAEFLEIFNEGLLRIKEKGTYDTIYTKWFGHPISAPVEYSSKFLTITGLIFFISLLITFIFYKWNDLLKKEVERRTIELKKESNEKEQILNSVFSGLLTVDINGIIMYANQKCEAYLKKSAHELIGKNVLETPIKRLIDENDYYEVINDHIPQIGKEIHVQGDQDVLIYEYNINPLKIDEHTIYGATITFKNITEIKQMQDQLKVKDKLESLGRLTANIAHEIRNPLTAIKAYVELIPEKYHKEDFRRMMVEDVPKEIKRANDIISSLLTYTKPSQPQKDLCHISEILKEVVHFYSGEAERKGIHVKLQIEDGIYAIVDEPQFRQIIINLFLNAVQVLENTEKPCIMVKLNKNNDKWIVRITDNGPGIPFDVQSKIFDPFYTTKKQGSGLGLAVCYQFVKENNGDISVKSSHKEGTTFTITFQLTKIEEK from the coding sequence ATGAAACGAGTTGTAAAATGGACAATAATAGTGACTATAATAGTCAATCTATTTCTAATAAACATAAGTGCACGTCCACTTTATAAGGATGAGGTTTATTCTCCAGAACAAATTATTGTTATAGGGGGAGATAATTACTTTCCACCCTTTGAATTTGTAGATGAAAACGGGTTGTACAGAGGTTTTAATGTAGATTTAATCAAAGCCATTGCCTTAGAAATGGGCTTGGAAGTTGATGTGAAACCGATGCCTTGGTATCAAGTAATTATGGAACTTGAAACAGGTGGTATCCATGCGATTCAAGGGATGAAATACTCTGAAGAAAGGCAACGTCATTACCTTTTTTCAAAAGCTTATTTAGAATCATCCCAATCTATTTTTGTTTCCGCTGATAATATGTATATGGTAGATCTGATGGATCTGAAAAATAAAAAAGTGGCTGTCCAAAGAAACGATATTTCCATCGATTTATTAAAAGATGTGGAAGGCGTCGAGTTGGTAAAAACGGAAAATCAACAAGCCGCATTGCGAAAACTTTATGAGGGAGATGTTGATGCCTATTTAGGAAACAGGTTAACGGGTAAATACAGTGTTCAGCGAGAAGGGTACCAAGAAGATATTAAAATTGTCGGGGAAGAAATTAATCCGGAAAAGTATGCATTGGCAACGGTGGAGAAACATGCTGAGTTTCTTGAAATTTTTAATGAAGGACTTTTGAGAATAAAAGAAAAAGGAACCTATGATACGATATATACAAAATGGTTCGGTCATCCGATTAGCGCTCCTGTGGAATATTCATCGAAATTCTTAACCATAACAGGGCTTATTTTCTTCATATCTTTACTGATAACCTTTATTTTTTATAAATGGAATGACTTGCTGAAAAAAGAGGTAGAGAGAAGGACGATAGAACTTAAGAAAGAATCAAATGAGAAAGAACAAATTCTTAATAGTGTGTTTAGTGGGTTGCTGACAGTTGATATTAACGGGATCATTATGTATGCAAACCAAAAATGTGAAGCCTACTTAAAAAAATCAGCTCATGAGCTAATCGGCAAAAATGTGTTGGAAACCCCTATAAAAAGACTTATTGATGAAAATGATTACTACGAAGTCATTAATGATCATATACCTCAAATTGGTAAAGAAATCCACGTACAAGGCGATCAGGATGTATTGATATATGAGTACAACATAAACCCATTAAAAATAGATGAACACACCATTTATGGAGCAACCATTACTTTCAAGAACATTACGGAAATAAAACAAATGCAGGATCAATTGAAAGTAAAAGATAAATTGGAATCTCTTGGACGTTTGACGGCTAATATTGCTCATGAGATCAGAAATCCTTTAACAGCAATCAAAGCATACGTAGAGTTAATTCCTGAAAAATATCATAAAGAAGACTTTAGAAGAATGATGGTTGAAGATGTTCCTAAAGAAATAAAAAGAGCAAATGATATCATTAGTAGTTTACTGACCTATACAAAGCCATCACAACCTCAAAAGGATCTTTGTCACATAAGTGAGATATTAAAAGAAGTGGTTCATTTTTATTCAGGGGAAGCAGAGCGAAAAGGTATTCATGTTAAGTTACAAATAGAAGATGGGATTTATGCAATAGTGGATGAACCGCAATTCCGGCAAATTATTATAAATCTTTTTTTGAATGCTGTTCAGGTATTGGAAAACACAGAAAAACCTTGTATTATGGTGAAACTTAACAAAAACAATGACAAATGGATAGTGAGGATAACGGATAATGGACCGGGAATTCCTTTTGATGTCCAAAGTAAAATTTTTGATCCTTTTTATACGACTAAAAAACAAGGCAGTGGTCTTGGGTTGGCAGTATGCTATCAGTTTGTCAAAGAAAACAATGGCGACATTTCCGTTAAAAGTTCACATAAAGAAGGGACAACCTTTACGATCACATTCCAACTGACGAAAATAGAAGAAAAATAG
- a CDS encoding sigma-54-dependent transcriptional regulator gives MLRKVLIIDDEASICNSLKFYFEDEYQVQTATNIFDAELILKEQKMDVILLDLKFGDIDGIDLLINIKEIQKESIVIMMTAHGSIQSSIDAMKAGAYDYVMKPLDMDKIRFMVKKAIDYKKLNEKVTFLEKEVLKQYGVHGIIGKSKKMQNVFHLVDKIKDSHINVLIQSDSGTGKEMVAKAIHFQGVRCNNRFEAINCGAIPENLIESELFGHEKGSFTGAEYRKKGRFELADKGTLFLDEIGEMNLNTQVKLLRVLEEKEVQPIGAEQGKKVDVRIIAATNKDLEKEVAKGCFREDLYFRLNVVTIKIPSLNERKEDIPLLIDHFIKESNDKKIEGITAEALNILESHHYKGNVRELMNIIERAIALTDHHYIQAKDLPEELLRKHKKEWTYAKDSRVIPIKIGTKLRDIEEMVILETLNMMDHNKAKTSKVLGISERSLRYKIKEYQEKK, from the coding sequence ATGTTGAGAAAAGTTTTGATTATTGATGATGAGGCATCAATATGCAATTCTCTTAAATTTTATTTTGAAGATGAATATCAGGTACAAACGGCAACGAATATATTTGATGCTGAACTTATCTTAAAAGAACAAAAAATGGATGTGATATTACTAGATTTGAAATTTGGAGACATTGACGGTATTGATTTGCTTATTAACATTAAAGAGATTCAAAAAGAATCCATCGTCATCATGATGACAGCCCATGGATCAATCCAATCCTCCATCGATGCAATGAAGGCAGGAGCTTATGATTATGTAATGAAACCCCTAGATATGGATAAAATACGATTTATGGTAAAAAAAGCGATTGACTATAAAAAATTGAATGAAAAAGTTACCTTTTTGGAAAAAGAAGTTTTGAAACAATATGGGGTCCATGGTATTATTGGTAAATCGAAAAAGATGCAAAATGTATTTCATTTAGTGGATAAGATCAAAGACAGCCATATCAACGTATTGATTCAAAGTGACAGTGGTACAGGGAAAGAAATGGTAGCAAAAGCTATTCATTTTCAAGGTGTTCGATGTAATAATCGTTTTGAGGCAATTAACTGTGGAGCAATTCCAGAAAACTTAATTGAAAGCGAACTTTTTGGACATGAAAAAGGCTCCTTTACCGGTGCTGAATATCGAAAAAAAGGGCGATTTGAATTAGCGGATAAAGGAACCTTATTTCTTGACGAAATAGGTGAAATGAACCTGAACACACAGGTGAAACTGCTACGGGTTTTGGAAGAAAAAGAAGTTCAGCCCATAGGTGCAGAACAAGGAAAAAAAGTAGATGTTAGAATCATTGCAGCAACCAACAAAGACCTCGAAAAAGAAGTGGCAAAAGGATGTTTTCGTGAAGATCTTTACTTTCGATTAAACGTAGTAACAATAAAAATCCCTTCCTTAAACGAACGTAAAGAAGATATCCCATTACTTATTGATCATTTTATTAAAGAATCAAACGATAAAAAGATTGAAGGAATAACAGCTGAAGCACTTAATATCCTTGAATCTCATCATTATAAAGGGAATGTAAGAGAACTGATGAATATTATTGAAAGGGCCATTGCTTTAACCGATCATCACTATATTCAGGCGAAAGATTTACCGGAAGAGCTGCTTCGAAAGCATAAAAAAGAATGGACTTATGCAAAAGATTCCCGTGTAATACCCATTAAAATAGGCACTAAGCTAAGAGATATAGAAGAAATGGTGATTTTGGAAACACTTAACATGATGGATCATAATAAAGCGAAGACTTCTAAGGTGCTGGGGATCAGTGAACGGAGCTTAAGGTATAAGATTAAGGAATATCAAGAGAAAAAATAG
- the lepA gene encoding translation elongation factor 4, with protein sequence MSANRQSRTRNFSIIAHIDHGKSTLADRLIEHTGLVSQRDMKEQLLDNMDLERERGITIKLQTIRLNYKAKDGQEYRLNLIDTPGHVDFTYEVSRSLAACEGAILIVDAAQGIEAQTLANVYLAIEQDLEIIPVINKIDLPSARVEEVKKEIEEVIGLDTEGIPLISAKEGTNIEDVLEAVVNRIPAPEGDEAASAKALIFDSVYDNYRGVIGYVRMVDGEIKKGMRIKMMAGKKEFEVTEVGFFSPGPIEQEALKAGDVGYVAASIKDVRNCRVGDTITDALSPTENPFPGYRKVVPMVYCGIYPAEGEKFEDVRDALERLQVNDAALVFETETSAALGFGFRCGFLGLLHMEIIQERLEREFDLDLVTTAPSVIYQVYKTDGSMLSIQNPANMPKPQEIAKIEEPIVKASIMVLNDYVGSVMELCQERRGTMSSMDYLDENRVTLQYELPLNEVIFDFFDALKSRTRGFGSLDYEMLGYRESKLVKLDILINSEQVDALSFIVHESKAYERGKQMCEKLKNEIPRHQFAIPLQAAIGQKIISRETIKALRKDVLAKCYGGDVSRKRKLLEKQKEGKKRMRQVGSVEVPQKAFMSVLKLDS encoded by the coding sequence TTGTCTGCCAATCGACAAAGTAGAACTAGAAACTTTAGTATTATAGCACATATTGATCATGGGAAGTCAACATTAGCTGACCGCCTTATTGAACATACTGGATTAGTAAGTCAACGGGATATGAAAGAACAACTGTTGGATAATATGGATTTAGAACGAGAACGAGGAATTACAATAAAGCTTCAAACAATACGTCTAAACTATAAAGCTAAGGATGGACAAGAATATCGATTAAATTTAATCGATACTCCAGGACATGTTGACTTTACCTATGAAGTTTCGCGTAGTCTGGCGGCTTGTGAAGGAGCTATTCTTATTGTAGATGCGGCTCAGGGCATAGAAGCTCAAACCCTAGCTAATGTATATTTGGCTATTGAACAAGATCTGGAAATCATTCCAGTAATTAATAAGATTGATTTGCCTAGTGCTCGAGTAGAAGAAGTGAAAAAAGAAATAGAAGAAGTTATCGGACTTGATACAGAAGGTATTCCGCTGATTTCGGCAAAAGAAGGAACTAATATTGAAGATGTCTTAGAAGCTGTTGTAAATCGAATTCCTGCTCCGGAAGGGGATGAAGCTGCATCAGCAAAAGCCCTTATTTTTGACTCTGTCTATGATAATTATCGAGGTGTTATCGGATATGTTCGTATGGTGGATGGCGAAATAAAAAAAGGGATGCGCATTAAAATGATGGCGGGGAAAAAGGAGTTTGAAGTCACTGAAGTAGGCTTTTTTTCGCCTGGCCCCATCGAACAGGAAGCATTAAAAGCAGGTGATGTTGGGTATGTAGCCGCCAGTATAAAAGACGTCCGGAACTGTCGGGTAGGGGATACCATTACAGATGCTCTAAGCCCAACGGAGAATCCCTTCCCTGGTTATCGGAAAGTTGTTCCCATGGTTTACTGTGGTATTTATCCTGCTGAAGGAGAAAAATTTGAAGATGTAAGAGATGCATTAGAAAGACTACAAGTAAATGATGCCGCATTGGTTTTTGAAACAGAAACCTCTGCAGCCTTAGGCTTTGGATTTCGCTGTGGATTTCTTGGACTGCTTCATATGGAGATTATTCAAGAGAGACTAGAAAGAGAGTTTGATCTAGATCTTGTAACGACCGCACCCAGCGTTATTTACCAGGTGTACAAAACCGACGGCAGCATGCTTTCTATCCAAAATCCGGCTAACATGCCAAAACCTCAAGAAATAGCAAAAATAGAGGAACCGATTGTTAAAGCATCCATCATGGTTTTGAATGATTATGTTGGGTCGGTGATGGAACTATGCCAAGAAAGACGCGGAACAATGTCTAGTATGGATTACTTAGATGAGAATAGAGTAACACTTCAGTATGAATTGCCATTAAATGAAGTGATTTTTGACTTTTTTGATGCCCTAAAATCCCGTACCAGAGGATTTGGTTCCCTGGATTATGAAATGTTAGGATATAGAGAGTCTAAGCTTGTAAAGCTGGATATTTTAATTAATAGTGAACAGGTAGACGCATTATCCTTTATTGTGCACGAAAGCAAGGCCTATGAAAGAGGAAAACAAATGTGCGAAAAACTGAAAAATGAAATTCCGCGCCATCAATTTGCCATACCTTTGCAGGCTGCTATCGGACAGAAAATCATTTCTCGTGAAACGATCAAAGCACTTCGTAAAGATGTACTGGCAAAATGTTATGGTGGAGATGTTAGTCGAAAACGCAAGTTGTTAGAAAAACAAAAAGAAGGAAAGAAAAGGATGCGACAAGTCGGCAGTGTAGAAGTGCCGCAAAAAGCATTTATGTCAGTCTTAAAGTTGGATTCTTAA